TTAGTCCAGCATTTGCTTTTCAAAACCACCATCTGCTGTACGAACCAGCTTTTCAATCTTTTGTCGAGCAGAATCCAGTCTATCACGACAAAGGTGGATCAATTTTAAAGCACGTTCGTTTTGCTTTATAGCGTCATCCAACTTGAGATCATCGCCTTCCAGCTTAGCTACCAGAGTCTCAAGCTCTTGCATGAGTTGTTCAAATGATTTGTCTTTTTCACTCATAATTAAATTTAGAAACTCCCTCTGGTTAAGGTCACTTTATTTTTCTCTTTTTTACATCCCTGGCAATGGAGCTGATTTCTCCATCGTTGAGCCGCATACGGAGCTCTGTGCCATCAGATACCTGATCAATGGAGCGGATCAATTTGCCCTGGGAATCACTGAGGACTGAATACCCCTTCTCCAGGATGGATAGCGGATTCAAGG
This is a stretch of genomic DNA from Candidatus Neomarinimicrobiota bacterium. It encodes these proteins:
- the xseB gene encoding exodeoxyribonuclease VII small subunit; this encodes MSEKDKSFEQLMQELETLVAKLEGDDLKLDDAIKQNERALKLIHLCRDRLDSARQKIEKLVRTADGGFEKQMLD